One window from the genome of Marinifilum sp. JC120 encodes:
- a CDS encoding phosphoenolpyruvate synthase: MAGKTEEAVSAKGAGTAAPKKSQAKKQLEKKLILTGADIVKIGEDAELLVGGKNYNTALISEVEGIRSPQFRAVSSIAFHKLLDETKVHASVVRAVVDSEYNAVDWSSEEVNSDSEFLQKFVRSIALVIRKEAGKHTETQIQLRTFINNVVEGFATSPEGIDQLRKRSVLVQSAILSVILPKEVENAVKEAYLSICKDAGLENEPVAVRSSAAGEDSRKKAFAGLQDTYLNIVGDDNCAEAYHWDCASAYNLRSMTYRREAILDAVTLAENTGDASIAENAKLEWAIENTSLSVCIMRMINPVISGTAFSADTSTGCRGTDRKDLVSIDASYGLGEAVVGGMVTPDKFYVFQRDDGSEVVVRNMGSKDKKIVYSEKGGTKVEKVQPGAVYRWALSLAQAEEVAKGVRSICEAYGGMIMDTEFCLDAADRLWFVQARPETRWNEEFEQHPDSIFMRRLEVDPKELEEAEVVLEGNGASRGAGQGTVKFLRSALELNKIHKGDILAAERTDPDMVPGMRIASGILADVGGDTSHAAITSRELGIPAIIGIQRLEIIRSLEGQEITVDGSRGKVYRGVLPLIEVGGTINIAELPATKTKVGLILADVGQSLFLSRLREVPDFEVGLLRAEFMLGNVGVHPLALEAYDNGTLDKLVQDKLDELDSRLTTVMKTQLDSGLISLNINLREYVGALTGLTEDMDSMANANTARGTEEVLAMHRQLRELDKKLDHYLEHATESLYALKTSVNIEEHLRGVLGIHAGEHADSKFIYKRTESLDELPEMLAKAKENPVVLDYINEIKALREEVALKMGLKSEMDEVTTLRQRIADIIKSRGLRTGKENYIQTLSQGLALFAMAFYGKDIVYRTTDFKTNEYHNLLGGLLFEHHEDNPMLGYRGVSRNIHDWELEAFKLSRGVFGGKNLHIMLPFVRTIEEARSMKRYLSQVHNLESGKDGLKLILMAEIPSNAVLSKEFIKEVDGFSIGSNDMTQLVLGTDRDNSSLQHIYDEEDPAVVWAILSAIFTGQKFGKKIGFCGQGVSNSVILRGVVCIAGIVSASVVPDTYLQTKLDMAAVEAENIKVSELGQWIRARHFERLAKLMEENGYSHIIKKYKTPEDLEDWYEGEIRRLNEQLRDNLDSPREDFIRQEMDTFRGTFHKPVIYSAWNWNQTVEDAMHHAGFATFEEQDAALEEQRKKQW; encoded by the coding sequence ATGGCTGGTAAGACGGAAGAAGCCGTTTCCGCTAAAGGTGCGGGAACCGCAGCTCCCAAGAAGTCCCAGGCTAAAAAACAGCTTGAGAAAAAGCTGATTCTAACCGGTGCCGATATCGTTAAAATCGGCGAAGATGCAGAATTACTGGTCGGCGGAAAGAACTATAATACCGCTTTGATCAGTGAGGTCGAAGGCATCAGATCACCCCAGTTTAGAGCCGTATCGTCTATTGCATTCCATAAACTTCTTGATGAGACCAAGGTCCACGCCAGTGTTGTCCGAGCTGTTGTAGACAGTGAATATAATGCTGTGGACTGGAGCAGTGAAGAAGTTAACAGCGACAGTGAATTTTTACAGAAGTTTGTCCGTTCTATCGCGCTGGTGATCAGGAAAGAAGCGGGTAAGCATACTGAAACGCAGATTCAGCTGCGTACTTTTATCAACAACGTTGTTGAAGGGTTCGCCACTTCTCCTGAAGGAATTGACCAGCTGCGTAAAAGATCCGTACTTGTTCAGAGTGCGATTCTTTCGGTTATACTGCCTAAAGAAGTCGAAAACGCAGTTAAGGAAGCTTATCTTTCAATATGCAAGGATGCAGGACTTGAGAATGAGCCTGTTGCTGTCCGTTCCTCCGCAGCCGGTGAAGATAGTCGTAAAAAGGCCTTTGCCGGACTTCAGGATACCTATCTTAATATTGTCGGCGACGATAATTGTGCCGAAGCATATCACTGGGACTGCGCATCCGCTTATAACCTGCGCAGCATGACCTACCGCCGTGAAGCTATTCTTGATGCTGTTACTCTTGCTGAGAATACCGGCGATGCCTCCATTGCCGAGAATGCGAAGCTTGAATGGGCCATCGAGAATACCTCACTTTCCGTGTGCATCATGCGCATGATCAACCCGGTTATTTCCGGTACCGCGTTTAGTGCGGATACTTCCACCGGTTGCCGTGGAACAGATCGTAAAGATCTTGTTTCCATAGATGCCAGTTATGGTCTCGGAGAGGCTGTTGTGGGCGGCATGGTCACCCCTGATAAATTTTACGTATTTCAGCGCGATGACGGTTCTGAAGTTGTTGTCCGTAACATGGGTAGCAAGGATAAGAAGATAGTCTACAGTGAGAAGGGCGGAACCAAGGTTGAGAAGGTTCAGCCCGGTGCAGTGTACCGCTGGGCACTTTCTCTTGCACAGGCAGAGGAAGTAGCCAAAGGCGTACGCTCTATCTGTGAGGCATACGGCGGTATGATCATGGATACCGAGTTCTGCCTTGATGCGGCTGACCGTCTCTGGTTTGTTCAGGCCCGTCCTGAAACTCGCTGGAATGAAGAATTTGAGCAGCATCCCGATTCCATCTTCATGCGTAGACTTGAGGTTGATCCCAAGGAGCTTGAAGAGGCCGAAGTTGTTCTCGAAGGTAACGGTGCTTCACGCGGAGCAGGGCAGGGCACAGTTAAGTTCCTTCGTTCTGCTCTTGAGCTGAACAAAATCCACAAAGGCGATATTCTTGCGGCTGAGCGTACCGACCCGGATATGGTTCCGGGGATGCGTATTGCTTCCGGCATTCTCGCGGATGTGGGCGGTGACACCAGCCATGCCGCGATCACTTCCCGTGAGCTGGGAATTCCGGCCATCATCGGTATCCAGAGACTGGAAATTATCCGCTCCCTTGAAGGGCAGGAAATCACTGTCGACGGTTCACGCGGTAAGGTTTATCGCGGCGTGCTGCCTCTTATTGAGGTTGGCGGAACTATCAATATCGCAGAACTTCCAGCCACTAAGACTAAAGTCGGCCTTATTCTTGCGGATGTGGGACAGTCTCTGTTCCTTTCCCGTTTGAGAGAAGTTCCTGATTTTGAAGTCGGCCTGCTGCGTGCTGAATTTATGCTCGGCAACGTGGGCGTGCATCCGCTGGCTCTTGAAGCTTACGATAACGGAACTCTTGATAAATTGGTTCAGGATAAGCTTGATGAACTGGATTCAAGGCTGACTACGGTCATGAAGACCCAGCTTGATTCCGGACTTATTTCCCTGAACATTAATCTCAGGGAGTATGTGGGTGCATTGACCGGGTTGACTGAGGACATGGACTCCATGGCCAACGCCAACACCGCACGTGGCACTGAAGAAGTTTTGGCCATGCATCGTCAGTTGCGCGAACTTGATAAGAAGCTTGACCATTATCTTGAGCATGCCACTGAAAGTCTCTATGCACTCAAGACATCAGTTAATATTGAGGAGCATCTGCGTGGTGTTCTCGGTATTCATGCCGGTGAACATGCAGACTCCAAGTTCATCTATAAGCGTACCGAATCTCTTGATGAACTGCCTGAGATGCTTGCTAAAGCCAAAGAGAATCCTGTTGTTTTAGATTATATTAATGAAATTAAAGCATTACGTGAAGAAGTGGCCCTTAAAATGGGTCTCAAATCCGAAATGGACGAGGTTACCACTCTTCGCCAGCGTATAGCAGATATTATTAAATCCCGTGGTCTCAGAACCGGTAAGGAAAACTATATCCAGACCCTGTCTCAGGGCTTGGCTCTGTTCGCCATGGCTTTCTACGGCAAGGATATTGTTTACAGAACTACCGACTTCAAGACCAACGAATATCACAACCTTCTCGGTGGATTGCTTTTTGAGCATCACGAAGACAACCCCATGCTCGGCTATCGCGGTGTTTCCCGAAACATCCACGACTGGGAGCTGGAAGCCTTCAAGCTGTCGCGTGGCGTATTCGGCGGTAAAAATCTGCATATCATGCTGCCTTTTGTCAGGACCATTGAAGAAGCGCGCAGCATGAAACGTTACCTCTCGCAGGTGCATAATCTTGAATCCGGCAAGGACGGCCTGAAGCTTATCCTCATGGCTGAGATTCCCAGTAACGCCGTACTCAGTAAGGAATTCATCAAGGAAGTCGACGGATTCTCCATCGGTTCCAATGATATGACTCAGCTGGTTCTCGGTACTGACCGGGATAACTCCAGTCTTCAGCACATCTATGATGAAGAAGATCCAGCTGTTGTCTGGGCCATTCTCTCCGCAATCTTTACCGGGCAGAAGTTCGGTAAGAAGATCGGTTTCTGCGGTCAGGGTGTTTCCAACAGCGTCATTCTGCGCGGTGTTGTCTGCATTGCCGGGATTGTTTCCGCATCTGTTGTTCCTGACACTTATCTCCAGACCAAGCTTGATATGGCTGCGGTTGAAGCGGAAAATATCAAGGTCAGTGAGTTGGGACAGTGGATCAGGGCCCGTCATTTTGAGCGCCTTGCCAAGCTCATGGAAGAAAACGGTTACAGCCACATCATCAAAAAGTACAAGACCCCTGAGGATCTTGAAGACTGGTATGAAGGCGAAATCAGAAGACTTAACGAGCAGCTCCGCGACAACTTGGATTCTCCCAGAGAAGATTTTATCAGGCAGGAAATGGATACCTTTCGCGGTACTTTCCACAAACCTGTCATCTATTCTGCTTGGAATTGGAACCAGACCGTTGAAGATGCCATGCATCATGCCGGTTTTGCTACTTTTGAAGAACAGGACGCAGCTCTTGAAGAGCAGCGTAAGAAGCAGTGGTAA
- a CDS encoding biotin--[acetyl-CoA-carboxylase] ligase, giving the protein MITRITIINGKDPSPLPKTTPENLFQSHPLWARDIESFGPWNSEDAEYRTYSTWISGSRTGVPVAVCGSCVSSLDVAWRLNALEDLSEWGSVLAVEQNTGRGQVRREWISPPGNLYGTIKWPALPEVKPGEVRPVWNRILPLIVGYLTCNGLRDLGVEVQLKWPNDILIDGKKAGGILIEERGNATMVGIGLNLAYAPSRDLLRPDHAVPAGKLNTDTMQLGPLETWVELIKYFRGNFEHIISMKNTDDFLYELADRLVWFGEEVRIVDGPEGIDRGVICGLRSDGGLVVDHNGEQHEIYSGSVMPL; this is encoded by the coding sequence ATGATTACACGAATTACCATTATCAACGGAAAGGACCCCAGCCCTCTTCCCAAGACGACTCCGGAAAATCTTTTTCAGTCCCATCCCCTTTGGGCGCGGGATATTGAAAGCTTCGGCCCCTGGAACAGCGAAGATGCCGAGTACAGGACCTATTCAACATGGATATCCGGTTCGCGAACCGGCGTTCCTGTTGCGGTTTGCGGTTCTTGTGTTTCCAGTCTTGACGTTGCATGGCGACTCAATGCGCTTGAAGATCTTTCGGAATGGGGAAGCGTGCTGGCAGTTGAGCAGAACACCGGACGCGGACAAGTGCGCCGCGAGTGGATTTCCCCTCCAGGAAATTTGTACGGTACAATTAAGTGGCCTGCGTTGCCGGAAGTTAAGCCCGGTGAAGTTCGTCCTGTCTGGAACCGGATTCTTCCTCTTATTGTTGGCTACTTGACTTGCAACGGTCTGCGTGATCTCGGCGTGGAAGTCCAACTCAAGTGGCCTAATGATATTTTGATCGATGGGAAGAAGGCTGGCGGTATTCTTATCGAGGAGCGGGGAAATGCGACTATGGTCGGAATTGGGCTTAATTTGGCCTACGCTCCGTCTCGTGACCTGCTCCGGCCTGATCATGCTGTTCCCGCCGGAAAGCTTAATACCGATACAATGCAACTTGGTCCTTTGGAAACATGGGTTGAGTTGATTAAGTATTTCAGGGGTAATTTTGAGCATATTATCTCCATGAAGAATACTGATGATTTTCTATACGAGCTTGCGGATCGGCTGGTCTGGTTCGGTGAGGAAGTACGAATTGTTGACGGTCCTGAAGGAATTGACCGTGGTGTTATTTGCGGTCTGCGTTCTGATGGAGGTCTTGTCGTTGATCATAATGGTGAGCAGCACGAGATTTATTCCGGTTCTGTAATGCCTTTATAA
- a CDS encoding Crp/Fnr family transcriptional regulator, whose product MASVKPQSKTFLKGEVIFREGGKGHVAYLIQSGSVNIVKNIKGKRQILATLGPGELFGEMAIISKCERVAGAEAASECVLLELTARLILLLLKKSHPTVFHLTRVLASRLARADRAISESRSDNSWLTFCRLLHMKHRIFQTAPKSEDAPIGITLEELSREFSEITNAPQLEIDRHLKSAIGFNMVSVNKIASQTYLSITNPDDFLVIAENLSEDINKFSGKVFVSDFVDIYDFSAIVDSEPEMLYKKIGVGDFPEEICMLHKEATSKWVEKKGAQYFKEVKRKRKSIDELEGVEDIIFVDLGTLKLVFRKLGYYKLGILLAIAGDDAKKRILTAISTKIAAAITRDSRSSDAIDQSEADDVEEELIDMIREIKSSKTE is encoded by the coding sequence ATGGCATCTGTCAAGCCGCAGTCAAAAACGTTTCTCAAAGGCGAGGTCATTTTTCGGGAGGGAGGCAAGGGGCATGTTGCTTATTTGATTCAGTCCGGTTCTGTTAATATTGTTAAAAATATTAAAGGAAAACGTCAGATACTTGCTACCTTGGGCCCGGGCGAACTTTTTGGCGAGATGGCTATTATTTCGAAATGCGAAAGGGTTGCCGGAGCAGAGGCGGCCTCAGAGTGTGTTTTGCTGGAACTGACTGCACGGCTGATACTCTTGCTGCTCAAAAAAAGCCATCCCACGGTCTTTCACCTAACCAGAGTTTTAGCTTCTCGTCTTGCACGGGCTGACCGTGCTATTTCAGAAAGCCGCAGTGATAATTCTTGGCTGACTTTTTGTCGCTTGCTACATATGAAGCATCGTATTTTTCAGACCGCTCCTAAAAGCGAGGATGCACCTATCGGCATAACCCTAGAGGAATTGTCCAGAGAGTTTTCTGAAATTACCAATGCTCCGCAGCTAGAAATTGACCGCCATCTCAAATCTGCAATCGGTTTTAATATGGTTTCGGTCAATAAAATTGCATCGCAGACCTATCTTAGTATCACTAATCCTGATGATTTTCTTGTCATTGCGGAGAATCTTTCTGAAGATATCAATAAATTCAGTGGTAAGGTGTTTGTCTCCGATTTTGTCGATATTTATGATTTTTCAGCTATTGTGGATTCCGAACCTGAGATGCTTTATAAAAAGATAGGGGTGGGCGATTTTCCTGAAGAAATCTGCATGCTGCATAAGGAAGCCACTTCCAAATGGGTCGAAAAGAAAGGGGCCCAGTATTTTAAAGAGGTCAAGCGTAAGCGCAAATCCATTGATGAGCTTGAAGGCGTTGAAGATATTATATTTGTGGATCTTGGAACATTGAAGCTGGTTTTTCGCAAGCTCGGTTATTATAAACTGGGTATTCTGCTGGCTATTGCCGGAGATGATGCGAAAAAACGGATTCTTACAGCCATTTCAACCAAGATTGCCGCAGCCATTACCCGTGATTCCCGGTCTTCCGATGCCATTGACCAAAGCGAAGCAGATGATGTGGAAGAGGAACTCATCGATATGATCAGGGAGATCAAGTCCTCAAAAACAGAATAG
- a CDS encoding Crp/Fnr family transcriptional regulator, protein MIVRTAPSIRTYHKGKVIFHEGQESKIAYMIKSGSVDIFKVIDKKKTVMATLRRGDIFGEMSLLANQKRTASAEASSFCELVVLTEEMMNKLLRLSPETVRKMLELLAKRVAATDLKVSGSEQNDSFLALATILDLAYREFAYIPRNKQQEIDNYKMGLSVKSYTETVKNLAVFSNLEIEAFLETVFKLRLIDMKSVKKGDKSAFVERYINIKNFEQFMPSLRNLYKQMRELGANVDQRMSFMSFSDLAQRTGSTPEQIYKKVIKEEMPENLLFFNREKAIEWGKGKDSNFFKKFRRPRKALEDLESVEDIIFIDNPTLKKALEGFNYHNISVLYSAMDQQGQDKLKRNIGKKVAQILLREPPVARDANDSEVLEYCDELLDIVRKLKGVK, encoded by the coding sequence ATGATTGTCAGGACAGCACCAAGTATTCGGACCTACCACAAGGGTAAGGTTATTTTTCACGAAGGGCAGGAAAGCAAGATTGCCTACATGATCAAGTCTGGTAGTGTTGATATTTTCAAGGTTATCGACAAAAAAAAGACGGTCATGGCTACCCTGCGCCGAGGTGATATCTTTGGTGAAATGTCTCTTCTGGCAAACCAGAAACGCACAGCCAGTGCTGAGGCTTCCAGTTTTTGTGAGCTGGTGGTTCTGACTGAAGAGATGATGAATAAGCTGCTCAGGTTGTCGCCTGAGACCGTGCGTAAGATGTTGGAACTGCTTGCTAAGCGAGTCGCTGCTACAGACTTGAAAGTTTCTGGATCGGAGCAAAATGATTCATTTCTTGCTCTGGCTACCATCCTTGATCTTGCCTACCGGGAATTTGCATATATTCCCCGCAATAAACAGCAAGAAATTGATAATTATAAAATGGGTTTGTCGGTTAAGTCCTATACTGAAACGGTAAAGAATCTGGCTGTCTTTTCGAATCTTGAAATTGAAGCTTTTCTTGAAACTGTTTTCAAGCTGCGCCTGATTGATATGAAAAGTGTAAAAAAGGGCGATAAAAGCGCGTTTGTTGAAAGGTATATCAATATCAAGAATTTTGAGCAGTTTATGCCCAGTTTACGCAATCTTTATAAGCAGATGAGAGAGCTGGGCGCAAATGTAGATCAGCGTATGAGCTTCATGAGCTTCAGCGATCTTGCTCAAAGAACTGGAAGTACCCCGGAGCAGATCTATAAAAAGGTCATTAAAGAAGAGATGCCTGAAAATTTACTCTTTTTTAACCGTGAAAAGGCTATAGAGTGGGGGAAGGGCAAGGACTCCAATTTTTTCAAAAAGTTCCGCAGGCCGCGTAAGGCTCTGGAAGATCTTGAGTCTGTTGAAGATATTATCTTTATTGATAATCCAACTCTTAAAAAAGCCCTTGAAGGATTTAATTATCATAATATTTCGGTTCTTTATTCTGCTATGGATCAGCAGGGGCAGGATAAGCTTAAACGCAATATAGGTAAGAAAGTCGCTCAGATATTGTTGCGCGAGCCTCCTGTTGCCCGCGATGCCAATGATTCCGAAGTTCTTGAGTATTGCGATGAACTCCTTGATATTGTCCGTAAATTAAAGGGAGTTAAATAG
- a CDS encoding TVP38/TMEM64 family protein: protein MKNKILILIFIAVVAVLFFAFDLDRFLTLEYLKNSRQEFQVFYDQNPLLTISSFFLAYILIVGLNLPGAAVLGLAGGAMFGFTVGVVTISFASSIGATLACFFSRYLFRDYVQQKFGDRLDKVNRGIEEEGAFYLFTMRLIPVIPFVAINLVMGLTPIRLRTFYWVSQVGMLPGTMVYINAGKELGGIESLAGIVQPGVLISFALLGLFPLVVKKVVGLVKLRRNV from the coding sequence ATGAAAAATAAAATACTGATACTCATATTTATTGCTGTGGTTGCGGTTCTTTTTTTCGCTTTTGATCTGGACAGATTCCTTACCCTTGAATACTTGAAAAATTCGCGTCAGGAATTTCAAGTCTTTTACGATCAAAACCCACTGCTTACAATCTCTTCTTTTTTTCTGGCTTATATTCTTATTGTCGGTTTGAATTTGCCCGGAGCAGCCGTATTAGGTCTTGCCGGTGGGGCCATGTTCGGGTTTACAGTGGGAGTGGTGACTATTTCATTTGCCAGCTCCATTGGTGCTACACTGGCTTGTTTTTTCTCACGTTACCTGTTCAGGGATTACGTGCAACAGAAATTCGGTGATCGGCTGGATAAGGTTAACCGGGGCATTGAGGAAGAAGGGGCTTTTTATCTTTTTACCATGCGCCTTATTCCGGTGATTCCTTTTGTGGCTATTAATCTGGTAATGGGATTGACGCCCATAAGATTGAGGACATTTTATTGGGTATCGCAAGTAGGAATGCTACCCGGAACAATGGTTTACATTAATGCAGGAAAGGAGCTTGGGGGCATTGAGTCTCTGGCTGGAATTGTACAACCGGGCGTTCTGATTTCTTTTGCCTTGCTCGGGTTGTTTCCGCTTGTGGTTAAGAAAGTGGTAGGGCTTGTTAAGCTCCGCCGTAATGTGTAA
- a CDS encoding polynucleotide adenylyltransferase, with protein sequence MTNKKSKLKILIAGGSVRDLLLGKSPKDVDYLIASGSAEDFIAAFPKARPVGKSYEIFYYNGLEFSLPRVMGKSIEETINLDLQARDFTVNSFALDEEGEMYAHPQGLDDLCNKVLRPSFTDTFKEDPLRVFRAAAFMARFPEFSAHPDLIMEMKRCSANGWLENIAPDRIGVELRKGLNGAKPGNFLRLLIEGSCLEPWLKEFCGADEIPAGPPEYHDKSVTGHTAQIMDKVAGNPLTCWMAMCHDLGKVLTPTDILPSHYGHDKAGTAPAKELGNRLMLPVKFIRAGETAALLHMKAGNYRELRPGTKVDLLIKLHVSGLLENMITLCHADREEEALKHAPADLAEILKVSLPAHKRNLGKESGEKLRNMRAMRIKTISSNRKWA encoded by the coding sequence ATGACTAATAAAAAAAGTAAATTAAAAATTCTTATTGCCGGAGGATCGGTTCGGGATCTGCTGCTTGGCAAGAGCCCGAAAGATGTTGATTATCTTATTGCGTCCGGCTCTGCGGAAGATTTTATTGCTGCTTTTCCAAAAGCACGTCCTGTGGGCAAATCCTATGAAATTTTCTATTATAATGGCTTGGAATTCTCCTTACCAAGAGTGATGGGAAAGAGCATAGAGGAAACAATAAATTTAGACCTGCAAGCACGGGATTTCACAGTCAACAGCTTTGCATTGGATGAAGAAGGAGAAATGTACGCCCACCCGCAGGGATTGGATGACTTGTGTAACAAAGTATTGCGGCCTTCCTTCACCGACACATTCAAAGAAGACCCATTACGTGTGTTCCGGGCAGCGGCCTTCATGGCCCGTTTCCCTGAATTCTCCGCCCACCCCGACTTAATCATGGAAATGAAACGCTGCTCTGCAAACGGCTGGCTTGAAAACATTGCCCCGGACCGTATCGGAGTTGAATTGCGTAAAGGATTAAACGGTGCCAAACCGGGAAATTTTCTACGTTTGTTGATAGAAGGGAGCTGCCTTGAACCATGGCTTAAAGAATTTTGCGGGGCAGATGAAATTCCTGCTGGTCCGCCAGAGTATCACGACAAATCCGTTACCGGACATACGGCGCAAATAATGGATAAAGTAGCAGGCAATCCACTGACCTGCTGGATGGCCATGTGCCATGATCTGGGCAAAGTGCTAACACCAACAGACATATTACCCTCACACTACGGGCACGATAAAGCAGGAACCGCCCCGGCAAAAGAACTGGGTAACAGACTCATGCTTCCGGTAAAATTCATCCGCGCCGGGGAGACCGCTGCCCTGCTACACATGAAAGCAGGCAACTATAGAGAGCTCAGGCCCGGAACCAAGGTGGACCTACTCATAAAATTGCATGTCTCCGGTTTACTCGAAAACATGATCACTCTCTGCCATGCGGACAGGGAGGAAGAAGCACTAAAACATGCCCCCGCAGACTTGGCAGAGATACTCAAAGTGTCCCTACCAGCCCATAAAAGAAATCTCGGTAAAGAATCAGGAGAAAAGTTGCGCAATATGCGGGCCATGAGAATCAAAACCATCAGCAGTAACAGAAAATGGGCTTAG
- the sucD gene encoding succinate--CoA ligase subunit alpha translates to MLLNEHLSKTLLKEAAGLPVPTGVKITEKDLPGLEPYFPLPWILKAQVPVGGRGKAGGIQKVDSKEEYEKIAREILSMEIKGNKVPFLRAEPAVDIRKEFYLSLTLSRQRRKVIMTVGREGGVEIENMGPENLLVQEISLPGGLQPNQIRAAFFHIGIAKELFSDFSKIVTNLYNTMLDHGLLLAEINPLALTGYGKLLALDGKIEMDDNIVDLNPALEKYYQPEHSTPVENIARDAGMSFVSLKGWVGLIANGAGLAMASMDALNFSDLPAANFLDLGGAADQKRIETALRLLFDDNQVKAILINLFGGILSCELVANALVAALGGKEPEKPIVVRMSGNSAEVGLEVLKQVKGDKLHRARNMQEALDLLTKLKPADTQKIDFPDPIAAMPDSRPKDVGYKSPHEFGIDKDTPILVQGITGAEGRLHTKLMLEYGSNIVAGVTPFKGGQEVLGVPVYNSIKEAQRHHEIGASIIFVPPKLATDAILEAASCEVPWVVCITEGIVQSAMLNVLEQVKGGKSRIVGPNTPGLIVPGQTKIGILPTTPFSPGPVAVLSRSGTLTYEVADRLNQVGIGQSLSIGIGGDSYIGTTFADVFEMLRNHDETKAVMVLGEIGGTAEQDLADYVIETGFDKPVLSFIAGQTAPPGKRLGHAGAILQEGTGVQGKLEKMKAAGFTVCPSLEAIPQLTADALGIKLSE, encoded by the coding sequence ATGCTGCTCAATGAACATTTAAGTAAAACCTTACTCAAAGAGGCTGCCGGACTTCCCGTACCTACCGGGGTGAAAATCACTGAGAAAGATCTTCCCGGACTGGAACCATACTTCCCCTTGCCATGGATTCTCAAGGCACAGGTACCCGTAGGAGGCCGAGGTAAGGCCGGAGGTATTCAGAAGGTTGATTCAAAAGAAGAATACGAAAAAATCGCCCGTGAAATCCTCAGCATGGAAATCAAAGGCAATAAGGTCCCCTTCCTGCGGGCCGAGCCTGCGGTGGACATTCGCAAAGAATTTTATCTTTCCCTAACTCTCTCCCGCCAACGCCGCAAGGTCATCATGACAGTGGGACGCGAAGGCGGAGTTGAAATTGAAAACATGGGTCCTGAAAACCTGCTCGTTCAGGAAATCAGCCTGCCCGGCGGCTTACAGCCCAACCAGATTCGCGCCGCGTTCTTCCACATTGGAATCGCCAAAGAGCTTTTCAGCGATTTCAGCAAGATCGTCACCAATCTTTATAATACCATGCTCGACCACGGCCTGCTGCTGGCAGAGATCAACCCTCTTGCCCTGACCGGATACGGCAAATTGCTCGCCCTTGATGGTAAAATCGAGATGGACGACAACATCGTCGACCTCAACCCCGCACTTGAAAAATATTACCAGCCTGAACACTCCACTCCGGTGGAAAACATCGCTCGTGACGCCGGGATGAGTTTCGTTTCCCTCAAAGGATGGGTAGGACTTATTGCCAACGGCGCAGGTCTGGCCATGGCCTCCATGGACGCACTCAACTTTTCCGACCTTCCGGCTGCCAACTTTCTCGATCTTGGCGGTGCTGCGGATCAGAAACGGATTGAAACCGCACTGCGGTTACTCTTCGATGATAATCAGGTCAAAGCGATCCTGATCAACCTTTTCGGCGGCATCCTTTCCTGCGAACTGGTTGCTAATGCCCTCGTTGCTGCCCTCGGCGGCAAGGAGCCTGAAAAGCCCATCGTAGTGCGCATGTCCGGTAACAGCGCGGAAGTAGGTCTAGAAGTCCTCAAGCAGGTAAAAGGTGACAAGCTGCACCGGGCCAGAAACATGCAGGAAGCCCTCGACCTGCTGACTAAGCTCAAGCCTGCGGATACGCAGAAAATCGATTTCCCTGACCCCATCGCTGCCATGCCTGATTCCCGTCCCAAAGATGTCGGCTATAAATCTCCGCATGAATTTGGCATCGACAAGGATACCCCCATCCTCGTGCAGGGTATCACCGGTGCTGAAGGCCGCTTGCATACCAAACTAATGCTTGAATACGGCTCCAACATTGTTGCCGGGGTAACTCCGTTCAAAGGTGGGCAGGAAGTTCTCGGCGTTCCGGTCTATAACTCAATCAAGGAAGCGCAGCGGCATCATGAGATAGGAGCCAGCATCATTTTCGTACCGCCCAAGCTGGCAACGGATGCCATCCTTGAAGCGGCTTCCTGCGAAGTTCCATGGGTTGTCTGCATCACCGAAGGTATTGTGCAATCTGCCATGCTCAACGTGCTGGAGCAGGTCAAAGGCGGCAAATCAAGAATTGTCGGCCCCAACACTCCCGGCCTGATCGTACCCGGACAGACCAAAATCGGTATCCTGCCCACCACCCCGTTCTCACCCGGTCCGGTTGCGGTCCTTTCCCGTTCCGGAACCCTGACCTACGAAGTTGCCGATCGCCTCAATCAGGTGGGCATCGGGCAGTCTCTGTCCATCGGAATCGGCGGTGACTCATACATCGGCACCACCTTTGCGGACGTTTTTGAGATGCTGCGCAACCACGATGAAACAAAGGCTGTCATGGTCCTTGGTGAGATCGGTGGTACCGCAGAACAGGATCTTGCTGATTATGTTATTGAAACAGGATTTGACAAACCCGTACTTTCCTTTATTGCTGGTCAGACCGCGCCTCCGGGTAAACGTCTGGGCCACGCAGGTGCGATCCTCCAAGAAGGAACCGGGGTACAGGGCAAGCTGGAAAAAATGAAAGCAGCTGGCTTCACAGTCTGCCCCAGCCTTGAGGCTATCCCGCAGCTTACCGCAGACGCACTTGGAATTAAATTAAGTGAATAA